The proteins below come from a single Rhodococcus sp. WMMA185 genomic window:
- a CDS encoding polysaccharide biosynthesis protein gives MPRRIRTKSAVAGVTMVTAGSMVANIASYLLHLPASRWLGPSGYGEFASLLAAQLVLAVPALALQTVVAREVVRGKGAHAVRLLGYRCAVIVALVAALLVPAVSWALDTGTLATSSALITAPVLVLLATEQGLLQGAARFGPLSVVLAAAGVAKVVPAVVVLALGAGPGLALAASAVGTGLVALVTRLLADSGVLGEASTRIGVGAVLKASQVQLALIALSSMDLVVARIVLSADDAGLYALGAVATKAAFWLPQAVGVVLYPRMANPAQSVRAVRSALAILVALGAVLVAGVAVAAPLVPVLVGAAYQPVQSLLWLFALQGACLAVLQGALLSAIAGERTHLAVIAWIGLAVEMIAMLTVASTIGQFIGIAVAVAAGTALVVGVRAVRGARHDAVTA, from the coding sequence ATGCCACGCCGGATCCGCACCAAGTCAGCGGTGGCCGGGGTGACGATGGTGACAGCGGGTTCGATGGTCGCGAATATCGCCTCCTACCTGCTGCATCTTCCCGCAAGCCGCTGGCTTGGTCCTTCTGGGTACGGGGAGTTCGCCAGCCTGCTGGCCGCTCAACTCGTTCTGGCCGTACCCGCGCTCGCGCTTCAGACCGTCGTCGCACGCGAAGTGGTTCGGGGCAAGGGTGCCCACGCAGTGCGGTTGCTCGGGTATCGCTGCGCCGTGATCGTCGCCCTGGTGGCCGCGCTGCTTGTTCCGGCGGTCTCCTGGGCACTGGACACCGGCACGCTCGCCACTTCTTCGGCACTGATCACAGCCCCCGTACTGGTCCTCCTCGCCACCGAGCAGGGACTGTTGCAGGGTGCGGCGCGTTTCGGCCCGTTGAGCGTTGTGCTCGCCGCGGCAGGTGTCGCCAAGGTTGTTCCCGCCGTCGTCGTGCTCGCTCTCGGGGCCGGACCGGGACTCGCCCTCGCGGCCAGTGCGGTCGGAACCGGTCTGGTTGCCCTCGTCACCAGGCTGTTGGCCGACTCAGGCGTGCTGGGGGAAGCGAGCACGCGGATCGGCGTAGGGGCGGTGCTGAAGGCGTCCCAGGTGCAATTGGCGCTGATCGCGCTGTCATCGATGGATCTCGTGGTGGCAAGAATTGTTCTGAGCGCCGACGACGCAGGCCTCTACGCGCTCGGAGCAGTCGCGACCAAGGCGGCGTTCTGGTTGCCCCAGGCCGTCGGTGTCGTCCTCTATCCCCGAATGGCTAACCCTGCCCAGTCGGTGCGTGCAGTTCGTTCGGCTCTGGCCATCCTCGTGGCCCTCGGCGCGGTGCTCGTCGCTGGGGTTGCGGTGGCCGCACCCCTCGTCCCAGTCCTCGTCGGGGCCGCTTACCAGCCCGTCCAATCGTTGTTGTGGCTGTTCGCGCTGCAGGGGGCCTGCCTGGCTGTCCTCCAGGGCGCGCTGCTCTCGGCGATCGCGGGCGAGAGGACGCACCTGGCGGTGATTGCCTGGATCGGCTTGGCAGTCGAGATGATCGCCATGCTGACAGTCGCGTCCACCATCGGGCAGTTCATCGGAATCGCCGTTGCCGTCGCCGCGGGCACCGCGCTGGTCGTCGGCGTCCGCGCCGTTCGCGGCGCGCGACACGATGCCGTGACAGCTTGA